CCCGTCGTTGGAACCATGGGCCAGACTCACGCCCAGGCCGGACAGGATGAGGGCCAGACGCATGCCAAAAGGCGGCGGCGCGTCGCCCACCGGCGGCTGGTGCAGGGCCGGATTTTTGAGCAGCCGGTGCAGGAGAAGCAGCAGCCCGCCGGCCAGGAGGAAGCCGATAACCGGGGAAATAAGCAGGGACAGGCCGACCTCGACGGCCATGTGCCAGTTGACGCCGGACCCGGCCGGCAATCCCTCGCGCACGGCATTGGCCACCCCGACGCCCAGGATGGAGCCGATGAGCGTATGGGAGCTTGAGGCCGGCAGTCCCAGGTACCAGGTGCCAAAATTCCACAGGATGGCCGAAACGAGCAGGGAGAAGACCATGGCCAGACCGAGGTTGGTGTTGACCGAAACAAGCAGATCAACCGGAAGGAGATGGACGATGGCATAGGCCACGGCGATGCCGCCAAGCGACACGCCGAAGAAATTGCAGATACCGGAGAGAACCACGGCCGTGCGGGCGCTTAAGGATTTTGTGTAAATAACGGTGGCCACGGCATTGGCCGTATCGTGAAAGCCATTGACGAATTCAAAGGTCAGGGCGATTCCCAGGGACACGGCCAACAGCAGCAGCGTATGACCATCAATACTCGAGAATAGTTGAATCATGCTATACCAGCGCCCCTTCTCCCAAAAAAATCGTAACCATTGTCGCAATACTGTCATAGAGAAACATTCAATTTAGGTCCCTTCAACCAAATGCACCAAAGCCTGCCGGGCCTTGAGTTCCTCAACGGTGAACACAAACCCCTGGGCCGCGGCATGGGCCACCAGTTCCTTGACCGGCATTCCGCCGACCAAGAGCAGCCGGTCTTTGTCGGCCTGCAACCACAAAAGAAAACGATCAATCGCTTCCTGGCTCATAGGATCCTCCATAGAGCGACCCTAGCCCATCGCCCTGGCCCGGTACAGGGTTCGCCTGTGAAATTTGCGTCATTGCCGTATGACGAACCGGTGATGCCGGCCACGCCTGGACGAGTGTGTCAAACGGTGTCAAAAATAACAGCCCAAGCTTCACCTTTTCTTCATATTCGGATGCTAGAGGCTTTGTCGCTGTCCCGGATAGTGCGCCCGGGCCAGCCCAAGGAGGATGCGCGTGAACAAGCTTTTCAAATATGACGGCTTACAACAGCCCGATACCATCGCCGCCTATCTCGAGGCGGTGCGCGACGGTTTTGCCTCCGGCGAGATCACCCTGACCCAGGGCGAGGACGTGCTGACCCTGGCTCCCAAGGGGCTGGTGGCCGTCACCGTCGAGGGCAAACTCAAGGGCGAGGACCGCAAGCTCAAGCTGACCTTTCGCTGGAAGGAACGCGAGCAGGAATGTAATGCCCCGCTCCTCATCACGGCCCGGGACGACGGCGATGCATGAGATCGAGCGCAATTTCAAATTCCTGCTTGTCGAGATCGAACGTCAGATCGAAGGCACGATTGCCGTTTTGGAACACCGTGACGAGAAGGCCATCGCCAAGATCGAGGCCCGCGACGACTATATCGACAACCTGAAAAGCGTCATCGAAAACGCCTGCTTTGCCACGCTGCACGGCGAGACCCGGCCAAGCGCGCCGGAAGTCGCCCGCATCCGGGCCTTTCACATCATCGGCAGCAACCTTGAGCGGGTGGGCGACCATGCCGTCAACGTGGTGCGCCAGACCCGGCACTACGACGACCCGGAATGCGTCAAACGCTATGCTTACAAGCCGTTTTTCCAGGAAATCCAGAATGCCCTGGCCTGGATGCCAAAGGCGGTGCTTGAGCGGGACATGGCGACGGCCCTCAAAATCTGCCGCTGCGAGCTGCATCTCGACCGCCTGTACAAGCAGGAGTTCGACCGCATCCG
This genomic window from Desulfovibrio sp. TomC contains:
- a CDS encoding amphi-Trp domain-containing protein, translated to MRVNKLFKYDGLQQPDTIAAYLEAVRDGFASGEITLTQGEDVLTLAPKGLVAVTVEGKLKGEDRKLKLTFRWKEREQECNAPLLITARDDGDA